The Synchiropus splendidus isolate RoL2022-P1 chromosome 11, RoL_Sspl_1.0, whole genome shotgun sequence genome contains a region encoding:
- the LOC128766991 gene encoding transmembrane O-methyltransferase-like isoform X2 gives MWLVIFSVPLLSALMSGRCRRWISAWSGGLKAWTLKLLRGHKSVCVRSTHAFVFTHCTHGRADSVLETFDLYSDSHPSDWIGPKTGEMLDEVVQRLRPSRVLELGTHCGYTSVRLLRQMPPTGRLVTVEKDPLTAELGEEIIMVAGFKHTQFQVITGSSGDIIPDLHGVLNPSPETTNHFDLVLMDHDPQLYFHDLLALEREELLCPTGSIVLLVFRGPESKSNKQLMNYLTSRKCHYSIHSLVH, from the exons ATGTGGCTGGTGATCTTCTCTGTGCCGCTGCTCTCCGCGTTGATGTCAGGACGCTGCCGTCGCTGGATCTCAGCCTGGAGCGGTGGGCTGAAGGCCTGGACTCTGAAGCTGCTGCGAGGACACAAGAGCGTGTGTGTCCGCAGCACGCACGCCTTCgtcttcactcactgcacacACGGCCGGGCCGACAGCGTCCTGGAGACCTTCGACCTCTACTCGGACTCCCACCCCTCTGACTGGATTGGACCCAAGACAG GCGAGATGCTAGACGAGGTGGTGCAACGTCTCCGTCCCTCCAGAGTTCTGGAACTGGGCACCCACTGTGGTTACACTTCGGTCCGCCTACTGCGTCAGATGCCGCCGACAGGTCGGCTGGTGACGGTGGAGAAGGACCCGCTCACAGCAGAGCTGGGTGAGGAGATCATCATGGTGGCGGGCTTCAAACACACTCAG TTCCAGGTGATAACCGGCAGCTCAGGCGACATCAtcccggacctgcatggggttCTTAATCCCTCCCCCGAGACCACCAACCACTTCGATCTGGTACTCATGgatcatgacccacagctctaTTTTCATGACCTTCTGGCCCTGGAGCGGGAGGAGCTGCTGTGCCCGACTGGCTCCATTGTCCTGCTGGTCTTCAGGGGTCCCGAAAGTAAAAGTAACAAACAACTGATGAATTATTTGACCTCCAGAAAGTGTCATTATTCCATCCACAGTTTGGTCCACTAG
- the tifa gene encoding TRAF-interacting protein with FHA domain-containing protein A, whose amino-acid sequence MLKSKVVDTEEDLLTSLDVQIYHPQQSVQGMFCHLPVGTKVRLPADEPLKLGRDEESCTFVLNDPKVSRKQLSLHTYRPKGSQEMRFTIQNLSQKARLVVNGCTLDHLERLDLPDKALVRFGLYELLIVRESGEAKGSFEVKIQVPIFSLLRESGSCDPKNAPIMETSTPPATLMDYHGPLEMDETLLCTS is encoded by the coding sequence ATGTTGAAGTCCAAAGTCGTGGACACAGAGGAGGATCTTCTGACAAGCCTCGATGTCCAAATCTACCACCCTCAGCAGAGCGTCCAGGGCATGTTCTGCCACCTCCCTGTAGGGACCAAGGTCAGGCTCCCGGCTGATGAGCCCCTCAAGTTGGGGCGGGACGAAGAGTCCTGCACCTTTGTGCTGAATGACCCGAAAGTGTCCCGAAAGCAGCTGTCTCTTCACACCTACCGCCCCAAGGGGAGTCAAGAAATGCGCTTCACCATCCAGAACTTGTCCCAGAAGGCCCGCCTGGTGGTGAATGGCTGCACTCTGGACCACCTGGAGAGGCTGGACCTCCCTGACAAGGCCCTGGTCCGCTTTGGACTGTACGAGCTGCTCATCGTCCGAGAATCTGGGGAAGCCAAAGGGTCATTCGAAGTCAAGATTCAGGTCCCGATCTTTTCCCTGCTCCGAGAGTCCGGCTCATGTGATCCTAAGAACGCGCCCATCATGGAGACCTCGACGCCTCCGGCCACTCTGATGGACTATCATGGACCTCTGGAGATGGACGAGACTCTACTGTGTACCTCATAG
- the LOC128766991 gene encoding transmembrane O-methyltransferase homolog isoform X1: MELSGSHPHASLVTAEPQGTHMWLVIFSVPLLSALMSGRCRRWISAWSGGLKAWTLKLLRGHKSVCVRSTHAFVFTHCTHGRADSVLETFDLYSDSHPSDWIGPKTGEMLDEVVQRLRPSRVLELGTHCGYTSVRLLRQMPPTGRLVTVEKDPLTAELGEEIIMVAGFKHTQFQVITGSSGDIIPDLHGVLNPSPETTNHFDLVLMDHDPQLYFHDLLALEREELLCPTGSIVLLVFRGPESKSNKQLMNYLTSRKCHYSIHSLVH, translated from the exons ATGGAGCTCTCTGGGAGCCATCCACACGCCTCACTGGTTACAG ctgaaCCTCAGGGCACCCACATGTGGCTGGTGATCTTCTCTGTGCCGCTGCTCTCCGCGTTGATGTCAGGACGCTGCCGTCGCTGGATCTCAGCCTGGAGCGGTGGGCTGAAGGCCTGGACTCTGAAGCTGCTGCGAGGACACAAGAGCGTGTGTGTCCGCAGCACGCACGCCTTCgtcttcactcactgcacacACGGCCGGGCCGACAGCGTCCTGGAGACCTTCGACCTCTACTCGGACTCCCACCCCTCTGACTGGATTGGACCCAAGACAG GCGAGATGCTAGACGAGGTGGTGCAACGTCTCCGTCCCTCCAGAGTTCTGGAACTGGGCACCCACTGTGGTTACACTTCGGTCCGCCTACTGCGTCAGATGCCGCCGACAGGTCGGCTGGTGACGGTGGAGAAGGACCCGCTCACAGCAGAGCTGGGTGAGGAGATCATCATGGTGGCGGGCTTCAAACACACTCAG TTCCAGGTGATAACCGGCAGCTCAGGCGACATCAtcccggacctgcatggggttCTTAATCCCTCCCCCGAGACCACCAACCACTTCGATCTGGTACTCATGgatcatgacccacagctctaTTTTCATGACCTTCTGGCCCTGGAGCGGGAGGAGCTGCTGTGCCCGACTGGCTCCATTGTCCTGCTGGTCTTCAGGGGTCCCGAAAGTAAAAGTAACAAACAACTGATGAATTATTTGACCTCCAGAAAGTGTCATTATTCCATCCACAGTTTGGTCCACTAG